TGAGGGGTGGCATATGGGCGCATGGTGCACGGATAACGAACTTGAGAGGCTTCATGAGTAGATGTGTCCTGAGGCCTGGCACTTGCAACCTCAGCACAGTGGGCAGAGGGTGGCAGCATGCCTCAGCGAGTTCAAGACATCGGAGAGCTCGAGTCGGTGAGGGTGGCCCGGGTGGTGGATGTGTGAGTCATAGCCGAGCCTAGTCATCTCTCTAAGGTGATAATTGGTTCTAATGGATCCAAGGAGGAGAGTGGGAGGGTAGGATGATCGAGGCAGAGAGGGCAACGGTGACCTGCTGGGCTTTGCAGAGTCAAATCATGATACGCGTTAGGCTGGAGACTCTAAGCACAATGGTTGCTATTTTATTTACGAGCAATGCAAGGGGAAACTGACCACGGTACTAGACATTCTTCGTTAAATGATGCCATTTCTTTTGTCTATTACTTAAAACCAATGATTAAGTTGATGAattcatataattcatcaattaGTCTAATGACGCCATTATATAAATAGGATTTAGCACTCTCATTTGTAGGTCATACGGCATTCCCCCTTAGATACTGTATGACGTATTAATATGACGATTGAATGGATGTGCTTGACACTTCTTTTGGGCTGAAGTCGCCGATCTCTAGTTGGCTTCCATTCCTTTGGTCGTTTCAAGAACACTAACAGTTTACAGACTGCAAATATAAGGCATGCAGTACCTTGAGTTTTGTTTCATGTTTTGGTAATAAGCAGGCCTTACGTTCTCCTTTAGAAGCTCTGCTGTAATCACACACTACATGAAAGAACAGATGAAAACAAATCTGCATTTTTCCCTTTCAGAATGGAAATCTCAGACAAAATAACGGCAACAAAAAGAAACGAAAGGAGTCCATGAGGTAAGTTGGACCCGAAGAGATAAGAGATCAACTTTGCTGGCTAAAACATCCAAAATCCAGTTCAACAGGACTTGTATTTGACTCGAGAAAGAAGATGCGGTTAAGAATTGAAAAGATTCACATTTCACACAATCAAAACCCATTAATATGCTACAAACTCCATATAGACATGTCTCACCGAGTAAGTAAGGCAATGATATTCACGGTATAACACCGACGTCCTTGAAGTATTCGTGCTCAAGAGCGACCTTGGCAGTTATTCTTCTTCTAGGATCCATGCACAGCATTTTCTGGAATCCAGCAATTGCATCAGTAATAAGAATGCTCTATTGGCAATTTAATATCACTTCATACATTATGTTCCTTTGGTTCAGGGCAACAAAGGAGACATGATCTCCACCCTTGTCTATAAATTTTCAGTAGAGGATGGTCCATTACCAGTTTTTACAAGTTCACTGATATAAAGATAGCAACACATAAAATAAGGTCAATGGTGTAAGATCACTTGCCTATTAAGGAACGAAATCAGACATCCACAGAATATTTTTTGACCCATCTTTGCAAAAGCAGGGTGTTATTCATTCTGAATTAAGTCTAATGTTTGAGCCATTAACAGGATAATTGCAGAAACAGGACTTGGCGCTTTGGTCATTGGTGAATTGGGGATTGAGGATatattttggtcaattgaggACTTGAGGATTTAAAAAAGGCCCAACCTAGTCCTGTTTCTTCACTTATCTTGCCATTTAACCATGTTACAGTTGAAGTCCCTGCTGGCTTGCCTAACATTCTTTTCTACAAAGGCGGATTTCTAGCAAGTCGATTTCCTCCTAATGAAAAACTTGTAAATGTGATCATTCAAATGTATTATCTTCCTGATGGAGATTAAGAACTAAATAACGCTTTCCTTCCTATTCCTGGCGGGGATCACTAAAAAGCTCTGGAACACATGCATGAATTTTGTCGACTTACAGAAAGAAGATCGATGCCAGCTGGATCAACAGTTGGCGTAACAGTTTTTAGGTCCTGCAAGATAAAGTgcatgatattaatttttaagataACATGGATAGTTTATAATCTGCCCTGATTACAGCAGAGAAGACCAGCTACCTGTGAAGCCCACTTAGGAAAGGTTGATTTAAAATCAGGCAAAGAGGTCACTCCGGGCCATGAATCTTCATTTGGCGTGCCCATTATTCTtcatccaagaaaaataaaaggaataaacATAGCACCTATGAGTAATTGATGGACTTAACAATCTGTTAATGTTTCAGTCTAtaggcaaaaggaaaaggaaaaagaaattcatggcATTTTCTTAATGACTAACTTGGTCTTCCCACTTTCTAGTCAATAAGATAGTCTGCATTTTGGAGAATGTAGAACTAGAAAGAGGACAGCAGTGATAACGCATCCTATGATTCTGCAAGACTAAGTATTGCAGCATTACTGAACCGAGCTAACCTTTACAAGAGGAGATATTTTAAGGTGTTCTAGGGCCATGACTCAGTTGTCAGAatctaaaataaatatacatTGATGCAAGCTAGCTATAAGCTAACTAGGAAAAGACAAACATTAGCGGCATCTATTTACAATTTATTAACCttttggataaatttttgaaaataattgtaATAAGCGATCTAATTAGCCCAATCAATCTCCGCTTTATTTCATGACAAAACAATGTGCAAAGTTGTTTTAAGGTGCATTATAAAAGCATGCTCTTCAAATGCATAAACATCAAGTGCCCATTGTCTACCTTTCTGATTAATTTCTGACCAAAGAGCTACTTTCAAGCAGTGGCAGAGAGCACAACTTGACAAACTAGAGGATCTGACTAGAAAGAAAGGGGTAGAGAAAAGGATGCCTGAGACTTAGATAGACTATAGCACCTGAAAATCTTAAACAATTCATCAATCTCAGAGTCCCCAGGAAATAGTGGTCGCCGGTTCACCATCTCTGCAAATATACAACCCACAGACCACACGTCAACGGGCGTTGAGTAATGGCGGGATCCAAGGAGTATCTCAGGAGCTCTATACCATAAAGTCACCACCTAcagagaaaaataacaaaactgAAATAAACCATGAACATGATGTGACCATTTACAGAAGCTTGCTCCATTCTGTGTGGGTTAACTGTTAATCCAATTGCAAAAAgaagaatggaagaaaagaaaagcaagttggGAAGAAAGAAAGGCCTACAGAAAATAAGTGGAGAGTTATTCGTGAAAATGGTTAGGCTATATAACCTCAGTCTGCTGTGAATGTCCTAACAAGGTACCACAGATTCCAAAGGTTATAGATTCATGGGACTGTGCTATTATTGCTACTATAAAAATCCATAAGGCTGAGTTTCccgttttgaccaaaaatatcATTATGTTCTCCTAAACCATCGGTGCGGTTTTTGGCAGGAAGGAGAGTAGGTGGAGACTTATCAAAAATTAGGATCCCTGAAACTGATTTCAAAGCAATTTCTAGCCCAACATGAATATGGACAAGAGAACATCAGAACAACTACTACTCACAATATCTTGGCTGAGTAAGAGGAGACAATATACAGATATCTTCAATGCTCCATGATTTAAAAAACATTGCATCATACTGTTCATGCAGTGTCCTGAACTTGTGACTGAATCATGGCAGAAAAACAACTTAAATACCTCATGGGTAAATGTCCTAACAGGAATCCCAAAAGCCCTGGCCAGCCCAAAGTCAGCTAGCTTCAATGAATTAGTACGACGATCTAGCAGCAAATTCTGGGGCTTCAAATCTCGATGTAAAACTCTATGAGAATGGCAATAGGAAATGCCACGCAGGATCTGATAAAGGAACATCTGCAAGGAGAAATTTGCTATGTTATGAAAATGGTAAACAATCACACTAAGAATTCAATCTGATCTACATAGACAGAAGAAACAATGAGTAAAGCATAGAAACAACAAATGAAGCAAATCAATAAGAAGAGCTCAAAGATCCAAAAGTCATCTGCCTCATCCAAAGAGGACTGTGGATCGAATGCAAGTGTTTTCAAATATTGGTCGCTCCATATACAACGGAGCCACATTAAGCTTATTGGGCTCTATTTGACATTTATACCCTCATTTTTGCCCATTACAGCCACGTGAATTGAACATGGTGGACATGTTATAAAATAAAGAGCCAAAGTAAGAAGATTATAAGAAGTAAGAGCATGATTCTTCTAGATATTGTCCACTTATTTGGTGGGACATTTTCATCTCTTACTAACCCATGATTCAATCCGAATCCGAAAAGGACAGTCCAATCATCTTAACAAGAATACGTATTCTGAAAAGTCTCAATGAGATCACACTTGAGCATAGTATTACAGGCATGGACTTCTGCCATCCAGAAGATAGCACATCCAAACAGATAGAACCAAGATAAGTTACCGCAATATTGTTCTGTaaattaaaactcaaataaGGTTATGACGCCATTAAAATGACACAACGCATAAACTCCACGAGGGAAAGAGAGCTCACTTACTTTTATTGTGTGGGTGTCCTTAGAAAATTCTGGACATGAATCCATGTGCTTTTTCAAATCCAAGTCCAAGTACTCAAAAACTAGATATAGACGCCTCTCACTGTGCACTACGTCCTGCAACCTGCCACTCATAAGTGTATGAGCTATAATATGATTAAACCATAACAAAGACATCTCAAACAGAACTTgcatattatttaaaatgaactaaatcttttttttttcttttttaatatacgAGCATTGATCAGTCTCCTTTTCTACGAAATTCAGAACTACAGAAACACGACCTAGTGAATCAATTTATGGGTATGGACAGCACCATGCACCGGCAAGTAATTACTTGCAGCGTCCAAATTGCATGAATTTTACATGTCAGACATGTTAGACAGAATAATGCCAGTTATGTCATCAGAGGATGTAGAGCTAATACATGCTCCATCTAATGAAATCCTCTTTTTTGGCCTGATGTTTATTTTAAGAAACTTCCTTAAAACCAAAGAGAAGCTGTAAGAGACAGGATAATGCCAGTTATGTCATCAGAGGATGTAGAGCTAATGCATGCTCAGTCTAATGAAATCCCTTTTTTCAGGCCTGATATTTATTGTAAGAGACATCCTTTAAACCAAAGAGAAGTCGTAAGAGACAGTGCTAGGAAAGGGAACATATGAtagaatgaaataaaatagCTGAAAAAGGCTAGTTAAGTTGGTTCATGTCACCTCTCCAAACACTCCTAGGAGAAAAGCAGGTCTCCCAtagctttcctttttttcctttttttattttcaagttttaacatCATCATTGCCAGTTGTATGCATCAACTTCTTTAAGAAAAGGGAATTTTGAAATATACTCGCCTCCCAAGTTAACCAGAAGAAAGCTAATAGCCACCATGAGCACTTTAAGACCGAGTCACACCCTGCTGAAATGAGATGCAGTAAGCACTCGCATGGATGAATTTTATCCTTCTACCCTATGTCTCCCACAACCCCTAAGTTTTACTCAAAGGATGGCCCTCCCACAAATATTGGAATTAGACATATGATTAATGGAGTCCTCATAAAAGGCCACCACACCCAGTGGTGAAACAAAGATTTGGATTACATCCCATTTTCTTTGATGCTGCTTGCATGTGGAATTGCTCTTTTTATGCAAATATATCCATGAGCTTATTTCGCTTTCAGCCACTGATATTGTTTGATACACGATGTGAATCTGTTAAAAAGGGTGGCTACAGGATTTAAAGTTCCTGGCTAATAAAGCACAGAGTTAAGCACTTAAGGCAAAGGAGTATGCTAGAGCAGCTATAGCTGCAGTCCAATGAGGTTGATTTGAGAACGACCCCAATTATGCAATGCTGAATGCCTCGGAATACAATGGTAAAGGACAGTCTTCAAGTATCAAATACATTccaatttgatgaagaaaaaatgtAAGTACAGCATATGTTTCCATATGCTGGAAAAAACCAATCAACAAATCTATATGGTCACTTAAATAAGAGAACATCTAGGAGAACATCACATACTTGACAATGTTTCCATGCTGCATTTCTTTCAAGAGAGAGATTTCTCTGATTGCAGTACTCGGAACTCCTTCATCTTCCTGTTCCAAACGAATTTTCTTCAGAGCAATTGTCTTATTGGTGGAGCGATCAATAGCCTTATAGACCACGCCATAAGTTCCTTCCCCGATCTTCTCGATCTTCTCATACTGTCAGACAAAAAATCCAAGGAGATACATCATGCATAACTATAAAAccagtgattgaaaaaaaaaaagctagaaaAGCAGGAGGAACAGCATCGGATAGACAAAATTAGAAGCATCGAACAAAATTAAGCATGCATACCTGATCCATTCAACTCCAGTTCAAAGATGCCGCGCAATGCAACAGCAACCTAATAAtagcaaacaaacaaacatacttAGAAACGATACTACCAAAATCAGCTCTAAGCAGATTCTCTTATGCACCAGCATTCCACATAGAAGCTATACGTCAGCTCTCCTCTCTTTATCCACAAATGTACTTAGTACTTCCGATCAACCTCTTCCTCTCATCGCACGACAATACCAAGCGACAATCGACGACCACGACACCGCGAGAAAGTCAGTCAAACACTAGCCTAACAGCTCATAACAGAAGCTCCGCAAGAAAACCGGCCGAACTAAGGCAACAAAGCAACGCGACGCTTTCGCAGCTTGCGGAGAGCAAGAAAGGAGGTAGATCGGATCTCAAGCAAAGAGACAATCCGGCCGAGAGATCGATCGGAACGCTTCCGCATCGGAACGCCTCGGCCGCGAGCCGGGAGCCCGAGCGCGTCGTTCGGCGCCGCCGGTAGACGGCATTCCGTCGTCGGCGGGGAGCGCGACGGCGAGAATACGCTCGGGTGAAGTGGAAGACGGGAAAGGCATCGCCGGGAGAGGCGAAGCGGCGAGGCTTTTCTcgggaggaggagagagtaCCTGGAGGGGGCAGTAATGGCGGCCggttgctgttgctgctgctgctgttgccgCCGCTGGTGGTGGTGTTGGCGTTGGCGCTGGCGAGGAGTGAATTGGACTCGCTCGCTTTTTGCTGCTGTTGTTCGCCTTCTTTTTATTCGAGAGCCCTGcaagtcagagagagagagagagagagagagagagagtggagatGCGGTAATTATTGGGTGGACTACGGTCAACGATGGTTCTACTGCCGTTGCGTCTtctgccttttttcttttttactgaGGTCCAACTCCCAATGGCCAATGATGTGACGACACGTAAGAACGGCGTGGAGATTTATTTACACGGTTTCACCTAATTCATTTGGGACAGTAGTGATTTCGAAATTCTCACACCGGTATAAAACGATTTTAGCAAAAGGCTCTCGCATTTCAATCCACTCCACTAATTAATTATGGATGCACATGACAAAATTACtgaaacataaattgatttctgatcataaattgatttcttgatttttatttcagaaatgaagaagttaaaaatttaaacttcttatttcttcttcaaatctatttctataataaaaatttgttctgaaaataaaaaaatcaaattatgttatcaaatggatttctattccaaacctgttcccaggaataaagaaacagaaaaatagataaatataaattttatcatacacACCCTATTTATTTCGTTGTGTCGTGGAAGTGCCATTTTTGGGCGTGAAagtaaataatttggaaaaaactttcaaaaataatcgcttgaaattaattatttgatgaaaaatatatttcattacCAATGATAATCTATGACCATATACTAccgtgaatgatgaaaatacttcttaatcatcaattttttgtAAACAATCTAAGTGATTATAAATAGATGAGCCTTTAAAATTAGCTCTTGAGAATGCTCTAACTTAAATATAGAAAGAATCACTAATAGAATAACCTTTCTAAATGTTACATATGTGCTATCACAACCGGAGATGATTCAATTCGACCTCATCTAGGATTTCACATGGATAAAATAGAGTAAATATTTGGCCATCAAATTGACTTCAAAAATGGCAATTTAAGTTTACAATGTTATATCTGCTCCTAATACATGAGTGTATTTCTAGTTACAAACTatgctttattatttattttctaggcttttgatttgttttgcaaTTATTTGAGATTTGTCATACTATAAATTTTTACATGTACCTCTTGAGTATTATTCTACTATATGaatgatgtatttttttttatagaaaaaaaaatctttctctATTGATGCCTTTAGAAACgtgcttttttcctttctctttttttaaatttattttccactTATACTTCACCGTACTAACGAATATAAAAGGACATATATCTAATACGGCGAATGAAAGTGGGAGTTATGACGTCACGATGAGGTCGTGCAATTTTTAATCCGCTCTTGGATGGGTGCGTGCTTTTCCCCGTGTACGGTGGATTATGGCTCCATGACGGCTTTCATGCCTTCGGTCCTCCCTCGTACATGTTGGGCTCCCCTTCGTACCCGCGAATCACGTCCCGTGATGCGGTAGCTGTCGA
The sequence above is drawn from the Eucalyptus grandis isolate ANBG69807.140 chromosome 11, ASM1654582v1, whole genome shotgun sequence genome and encodes:
- the LOC104425861 gene encoding cell division control protein 2 homolog, with product MDQYEKIEKIGEGTYGVVYKAIDRSTNKTIALKKIRLEQEDEGVPSTAIREISLLKEMQHGNIVKLQDVVHSERRLYLVFEYLDLDLKKHMDSCPEFSKDTHTIKMFLYQILRGISYCHSHRVLHRDLKPQNLLLDRRTNSLKLADFGLARAFGIPVRTFTHEVVTLWYRAPEILLGSRHYSTPVDVWSVGCIFAEMVNRRPLFPGDSEIDELFKIFRIMGTPNEDSWPGVTSLPDFKSTFPKWASQDLKTVTPTVDPAGIDLLSKMLCMDPRRRITAKVALEHEYFKDVGVIP